The Antennarius striatus isolate MH-2024 chromosome 20, ASM4005453v1, whole genome shotgun sequence genome includes a region encoding these proteins:
- the gad2 gene encoding glutamate decarboxylase 2, translated as MASQGFWSLGGDNASTGSQSPSTPRAWCQAAAQKFSGGIGSKLCALLNVGELDKPADPSANKQPPQREAAGTCGCNKSCNCTKAAVVFSDLYSTDLLPALDGDTKTMTFLQEVVDLLLAYIVESFDRETKVIDFHYPNELLQMNNWELQDEPATLDDILISCRATLKYAIKTAHPRYFNQLSTGLDMVGLAADWLTSTANTNMFTYEVAPVFVLLEYVTLKKMREIIGWLDGRGDGIFSPGGAISNMYAMLLARFKMFPEVKEKGMSSVPRLVAFTSEHSHFSIKKGAAALGIGTESVICIKADECGKMIPADLERRILEAKQKGFVPFFVSATAGTTVYGAFDPLIAISDICKKYSVWMHVDGAWGGSLLMSRRHRWKLDGVDRANSVTWNPHKMMSVPLQCSALLVREEGLMQSCNQMHACYLFQQDKHYDLSYDTGDKALQCGRHVDIFKLWLMWRAKGTIGFEAQIDKCLELSEYLYNKIKHREGYEMVFDGKPQHTNVCFWYLPPGIRYMEDKEERKKHLHKVAPVIKARMMEYGTTMVSYQPQGDKVNFFRMVISNPAATFEDIDFLIEEIERLGQDL; from the exons ATGGCATCACAGGGTTTCTGGTCTCTCGGAGGAGATAATGCAAGTACCGGGAGTCAGAGCCCCAGTACGC CTAGGGCTTGGTGCCAAGCGGCGGCCCAGAAATTTTCCGGAGGAATTGGATCGAAATTATGTG CGCTGCTCAATGTCGGGGAATTGGACAAACCCGCCGATCCGAGCGCCAATAAGCAGCCCCCCCAGAGAGAAGCTGCGGGAACATGCGGCTGCAACAAATCCTGCAACTGCACCAAAGCGGCCGTGGTCTTCTCCGACCTCTATTCAACAG ACCTGCTCCCTGCGCTGGACGGCGACACCAAAACCATGACCTTCCTGCAGGAGGTCGTGGATCTGCTCCTGGCCTACATCGTGGAATCTTTCGACCGGGAAACGAAAGTGATTGATTTTCATTATCCAAACGAGCTGCTTCAGATGAACAACTGGGAGCTGCAGGACGAACCGGCGACTCTGGACGATATCTTGATCAGCTGTCGTGCGACCCTCAAATACGCCATTAAAACCG CCCACCCGAGATACTTCAATCAGCTCTCCACGGGATTAGATATGGTCGGGCTGGCAGCCGATTGGCTCACATCCACCGCCAACACCAACAT GTTCACCTATGAGGTGGCTCCGGTCTTTGTGCTGCTGGAATACGTCACCCTGAAGAAGATGAGGGAGATCATTGGCTGGCTGGATGGAAGAGGAGATGGCATCTTCTCTCCCG GTGGAGCTATTTCCAACATGTACGCCATGCTGCTGGCGCGCTTCAAGATGTTCCCTGAGGTGAAGGAGAAAGGAATGTCATCCGTCCCCAGGCTGGTGGCCTTCACATCCGAACAT agccaTTTTTCAATCAAAAAAGGTGCAGCAGCTTTGGGCATCGGGACGGAGAGTGTGATCTGCATCAAAGCTGATGAATG TGGTAAAATGATCCCAGCTGACCTTGAGAGGAGAATCCTGGAGGCCAAACAGAAG GGTTTCGTACCTTTCTTTGTCAGCGCCACAGCTGGAACCACCGTCTACGGCGCCTTCGACCCCCTCATTGCCATTTCAGACATTTGCAAAAAGTACAGCGTCTGGATGCATGTGGAC GGAGCCTGGGGCGGGAGCCTCCTCATGTCCAGGAGACACAGGTGGAAGCTGGACGGAGTCGACAG GGCCAACTCAGTCACATGGAACCCGCACAAGATGATGTCCGTCCCCCTGCAGTGTTCAGCACTGCtggtcagagaggag GGTCTGATGCAGAGCTGCAACCAGATGCACGCCTGCTACCTGTTCCAGCAGGACAAACACTACGACCTGTCCTACGACACCGGGGACAAGGCGCTGCAGTGCGGACGCCACGTGGACATCTTCAAGCTGTGGCTCATGTGGAGAGCCAAG GGCACCATCGGGTTCGAGGCTCAGATTGATAAGTGCTTGGAGCTGTCGGAGTACCTCTACAACAAGATTAAACACAGAGAAGGATACGAGATGGTCTTCGATGGCAAA CCTCAGCACACCAACGTCTGCTTCTGGTACCTCCCTCCTGGGATCCGCTACATGGaggacaaagaggagaggaagaaacacTTGCACAAG GTGGCTCCAGTGATCAAGGCCAGGATGATGGAGTACGGGACAACCATGGTTAGCTACCAGCCACAGGGAGACAAAGTCAACTTTTTCCGCATGGTGATCTCCAACCCGGCCGCAACCTTCGAGGACATCGACTTTCTTATTGAGGAGATCGAACGGCTCGGACAAGATCTATAA
- the nell3 gene encoding uncharacterized protein nell3, whose translation MVLITPLVLLVSWISTRASAEVCRGTHCYGAESSDPRPCTGAHCAGGRTSRLARQFNPTTKGRAPQIVSSQHHAYPNSARVVPEAYPVAVLPLRGRHGDARSRAHEYLPAGCTEGDCAAHGKQFQPTNDTRECRGLECRLPLRIRPKNRAKSCVGEGCLAGMEESGAATSSQLPPVHVSDKAAQFLGDFPELGYPSTELGGAPLGVQLTCDIKPGENEVPSEDALILHLQLAKGQEKLVEALQTQQVVIHDLQKKLADQQEALLSQQREILEQQRRMYEQMDVVKAQYGLLADTVKQVSFQGLQGELQSYFQNHLAGLQSQARSHLQKSYAVHKADVDSKVVDVVGDAHFPQPLLGCPLPCGHEEYCDFQRDPPQCEKCTMCPPGFFLISQCSLAADRMCQDRDECLELPHICGERVKCLNTPGGFRCLGVSEREAMMGLCGHGYYYNQELEECQACSDCDGEAVAVPCTAASDAVCGLTSESRLSQSWGANVGLPSPRTGVANVFSGLQLNIRGKETTDLLANEAGQVTFLQHGLVWLDHNFAIKHSCRNFLQVGMRLNGSQEEESQDLSSIRIEQPDGKYFQGVSVSSGVEVEPNNTLTLLLKSPNQHCNRSKDLHVYDIAAPSFSLLWLSHDTGAVAMTAQMSLLAHYQTSYRPTFRMTSVSDPYMIILTHDNRGVRFTESGVVKFVLQQALYSMGHTCIREGFSLIAYTNRNGTGQEVMQAFKTGVNYRDTSIALSGAISVDSGDTLSFEVASPSQCNIRYFGDSTGISMLSLIWIPSAVSSALTATVARTGLPFGAVRNKPLLFQQISPDTPQVRLARSGEPNYRKNFIFREKGTANIAINLKLIHSCNIIKLTLQQDGGQGGQAGPVAQQVSGYMPEGSQWASIGLRASFQVQNGTTVYVTLDCIRGRVNQITHEGGTNISIVWVSV comes from the exons ATGGTTTTAATAACCCCCTTGGTGTTGTTGGTGTCTTGGATATCCACGCGTGCTTCCGCGGAGGTTTGCCGTGGGACGCACTGTTACGGCGCGGAAAGCAGCGATCCAAGACCCTGCACAGGAGCGCACTGCGCGGGCGGCAGAACCTCCAGACTTGCGCGGCAGTTTAACCCGACAACCAAAGGGAGGGCACCGCAGATAGTTTCCAGCCAGCACCACGCGTACCCGAACTCTGCCAGGGTAGTTCCTGAAGCCTATCCCGTGGCCGTCCTGCCCCTCCGCGGGCGCCACGGCGACGCGCGGAGCAGAGCGCACGAATATCTACCTGCAGGGTGCACCGAGGGGGATTGCGCCGCGCATGGAAAACAGTTTCAGCCCACCAATGACACCCGAGAGTGCAGAGGTTTAGAGTGCAGACTTCCACTGAGGATACGGCCAAAAAATCGAGCCAAGTCCTGTGTGGGTGAGGGATGTCTGGCCGGCATGGAGGAGAGCGGCGCTGCCACCTCCAGCCAGCTTCCTCCCGTCCATGTGTCCGACAAAGCCGCACAGTTTCTGGGAGACTTTCCTGAGCTTGGATATCCGTCGACGGAACTTGGCGGCGCACCTTTGGGTGTCCAGCTGACGTGTGACATTAAACCAG GGGAGAATGAAGTTCCCTCAGAAGATGCCCTCATCTTGCATCTCCAGCTTGCCAAGGGGCAGGAGAAGCTGGTGGAGGCCCTGCAAACCCAGCAGGTAGTCATCCACGACCTTCAGAAGAAGCTGGCAGACCAACAAGAGGCACTGCTGTCCCAGCAGAGGGAGATCCTGGAGCAGCAGCGGCGCATGTACGAGCAGATGGACGTGGTGAAGGCCCAGTACGGCCTCCTCGCCGACACCGTCAAGCAGGTGTCCTTCCAGGGCCTGCAGGGCGAGCTGCAGAGCTACTTCCAGAACCACCTGGCGGGTCTGCAAAGCCAAGCCCGCAGCCACCTGCAGAAGTCCTACGCCGTGCACAAAGCGGACGTGGACTCCAAGGTGGTGGACGTAGTCGGAGACGCTCATTTCCCTCAGCCTCTGCTGGGGTGTCCTTTGCCCTGTGGGCATGAGGAGTACTGTGATTTCCAGAGGGACCCACCGCAGTGTGAGAAGTGCACCATGTGTCCACCGGGCTTCTTCCTGATCTCACAGTGTTCTCTCGCAGCAGACAGGATGTGCCAG GACAGAGATGAATGCCTTGAACTACCACACATTTGTGGAGAACGAGTGAAGTGCCTCAACACTCCAG GGGGGTTCAGGTGTCTGGGAGTATCTGAGAGGGAAGCGATGATGGGATTGTGTGGTCACGGCTACTACTACaaccaggagctggaggagtgtCAGGCCTGTTCCGACTGCGATGGAGAAGCCGTCGCCGTTCCCTGCACTGCTGCCAGTGATGCGGTCTGTGGCCTGACGTCAGAAAGCCGTCTGTCCCAGTCTTGGGGGGCCAATGTGGGACTTCCTTCTCCTCGGACCGGTGTCGCCAACGTTTTCTCAGGGCTTCAACTGAACATCCGGGGCAAAGAGACCACCGATCTGTTAGCCAATGAAGCGGGACAGGTGACGTTTCTTCAGCACGGTCTGGTTTGGTTGGATCACAACTTCGCCATAAAGCACAGCTGCAGGAACTTCCTCCAGGTGGGAATGAGGCTCAATGGcagccaggaggaggagagtcaGGACCTCAGCAGCATCCGGATTGAGCAACCAGACGGGAAGTACTTCCAGggtgttagcgttagcagcggagttgaagtggagccaaacaACACCTTGACTCTGCTGCTGAAGAGTCCGAATCAACACTGCAACCGAAGCAAGGATCTCCACGTCTACGACATCGCCGCCCCGTCCTTCAGCCTCCTCTGGCTGTCACATGACACCGGTGCCGTGGCTATGACGGCACAGATGTCCCTTTTGGCGCACTATCAAACCAGCTACCGCCCAACTTTCCGGATGACCTCAGTATCCGATCCATACATGATCATCCTAACCCACGACAACCGTGGCGTGCGCTTTACGGAAAGCGGTGTTGTCAAGTTCGTCCTCCAACAGGCTCTTTATTCCATGGGCCACACCTGCATTCGTGAGGGTTTCTCCTTGATCGCCTACACTAACCGTAACGGCACCGGCCAGGAGGTGATGCAGGCCTTCAAGACGGGTGTCAACTACCGGGATACCTCCATCGCCCTGTCCGGCGCCATCAGCGTGGACAGCGGGGACACGCTCAGCTTCGAGGTGGCGTCTCCGTCACAGTGCAACATCCGCTACTTCGGGGACAGCACTGGGATCAGCATGCTGAGCCTCATCTGGATCCCTTCGGCGGTGTCGTCAGCACTGACCGCCACCGTGGCCAGGACCGGTCTTCCCTTTGGAGCCGTCAGGAATAAACCGCTGTTGTTCCAGCAGATCAGCCCGGACACGCCGCAGGTCCGTCTGGCCCGTTCGGGGGAACCGAATTACCGCAAGAATTTTATATTCCGCGAAAAAGGGACGGCGAACATAGCCATTAACCTGAAGCTGATACACTCTTGCAATATTATAAAACTCACCTTGCAGCAGGATGGGGGTCAAGGCGGGCAGGCGGGTCCTGTGGCTCAGCAGGTGTCTGGGTATATGCCTGAAGGGAGCCAGTGGGCCAGTATCGGCCTGAGGGCCTCATTTCAGGTCCAGAACGGTACGACGGTGTACGTAACTCTGGACTGCATCCGTGGAAGAGTTAACCAGATAACACATGAGGGCGGCACGAACATTTCAATCGTCTGGGTCTCGGTGTga